GCATGGCCGACACGATGGTGCCCACGCCCTCCAACTCGCCGTCGGGAAAGACGTAGCGGTCGATGAACGGGCCCGTGCGATGCCGCGTCCGGGTGTCGGGGCGGGTGATGCAGTGGTTGAGCAGCCGCCCGCCCTCACGGAGCCGGGCGGCCAGGAACCGGAAGTATCCGGGCAGATTACGAGCGCCCACGTGTTCGGTGAGGCCGATGGAGGACACGGCGTCGAACCCGGTCTCGGTGACGTCGCGGTAGTCGCCGTGCCGCACCTCGGCGCGGTCCGAGAGCCCGCGTCGCCGCAGTTCCCGCTGTGCCCACGTCGCCTGCTCGCGGGACAACGTCACCCCCACGGCCCGCACCCCGTAGTGCTCGGCCGCGTGCGCCACCATGCCGCCCCAACCGCAGCCGACGTCGAGCAGGCGCATGCCCGGCCGGAGGCCGAGCTTGCGGCACACGAGGTCGAACTTGTGGAACTGCGCCTGCTCCAGGCTGGCCTCGTCGGAGGGGTAACACGCGCAGGTGTAGGCCATCGACGGACCCAACACGAGTTCGTAGAACCGGTTCGACACGTCGTAGTGCCGGGTGATCGACATGCTGTCGCGCCGCTTCGAGTGCCGCAGTCCGCGCAGCACCCTCCCGACCCGGCTCGGTGCCTCCTCCGGGGGCACGGGCACCCGGCGCAGATAGCGGGGACCGAGGTCGCGCACGAGTCCCCACACCTGGGTCGGCCGGAGCCCCTCCACCACGCTCCTCGCCGCGCGCAGCACCTCGTACAGGTCTCCCGTGACGCCGAGTTCGCCGGTCACGTACGCGCGCGCCAGACCGAGCTCGCCCGGCGCCGAGAGCAGGTAGGACAGCGCCAGGGGCGAGCGCACCTCGATGCGAAGAGGTGCGGAGGGATCACCCGCGCTGCTTCCGTCGTACGCGGTGACGGCCACGGGAGAGTCGGGGGGCAGCAGGCGGGCGATCGGTGAACACACCGTCGAGTCCGAACTCCTCGGCGCTCGCGTGGTCCTCCGTCCCTCGCCACGCGGTGGCGGGGACAACTGATGCCACGTGGTGCTGGGTGCCGCGTTGCCCATCCGACTCACACTCCTTTCCCCCGTCGTCGGGGCGGTGTCGTTCGGCGCTATTCGGATTTGACGCACTTGGCGTAGAGATCCAGCAGGCGACCTCGGGGATCGTAGCGGTGTTTGAGCCGCGCGTAGGCCGTTCCGTTGTACAGCCGCCAGAACGTCCGTTCGTCGTAGAACGCCTCCGAGTACAGCGACTTCCGGCCCCCGAGCTCGGTCACCTTCGCCTCGACCGCCCGGTTGTGCTCGCCGCGGGGCGCGTCCTTCCGCACCGGCACCGTGCCCCAGAAACCGAAGTTGACGTACAACGTGTGTGGGTCGAGTTCGTAGAGCGGCCACTGCCGGTCGGGATGCCGCTGTCGCACCGGGCAGATCCACACGGGACTGATGCGGATGTCGCGGTGCAGGAAGTCGAGGAACTCCGGCGCGGCGTCGACGGGTATCTCGACGTCCTGCACCACGGGCTCCCGGCGTGGTCTGCCCAGCAACCGGTTCACGCGATTGGACAGGTCGTACCGGCGGTCGAACGCCACGACCTTCCAGTACACGTCCGACCGCAATCGCTGCGGCCCCAGCAGCAGCCGCACCGGACGGTGTTGCACGCCCAGCGCGCGGGAGCACCAGAACCAGTCGGTGTCCCACCGCCAGAGGTAGTCCCGCGTGTGCAGGTAGTCGATGTCGCGTTCCCGGATGGACCGGTAGTAGATGTCCAGCCACGTGTAGTCGCTGAGCTTGGGGGCCTCGTCGGTGAACGTGCCCAGCGTCAGGTACAGCTCGTCCGGACCGAACACCGTGCCGTCGACGAAGTCCGCCGTGCCTTCCGCGCAGACCCTGGCCAGCTCGGCGAAGTAGGAGCGGGGATCGGTGTGCCGTAGGTGCCGCAGCCGTACGTAGGGCCGTACCGGTTCCAGCTCGATACGGGCCCGCAGCGCGTAGCCGAGAGTGCCGTACGAATTGGGGAACCCGAAGAACAGCTCGGCGTGTTCGTTGTCCGGTCGAGCGACCACCACCTCGCCGGACCCCGTGAGGATCTCCAGTTCCAGCACCGACTCGTGGGGCATGCCGTTGCGGAACGACGACGACTCGATGCCGAGACCCGTGATGGCTCCCCCGATGGTGATGGTCTTCAGTTGCGGCACCACCATCGGCATCAGTCCGTAGGGCAGGGTCGCGTCGACCAGCTGTTCGTAGGTGACCATGCCTTCCACGTCGGCCGTACGCGCCACGGGGTCGACGTGGAGGACGTGCGTCAGCTCCGAGACGTCCAACCCCGGCGTGTCACGGCGCGATCGGGAACGGAAGAGGTTCGAGGTCCGCTTGGCCAGTCGCACCGGGAGGTCGGGAGGCTGCTCGGCGAATTGGGCTCGCAGTGCCTCCACGCGTTCCGGGTGTCCGGGAACGACGGAGAGAGACCGGGACGTGCCCGGTTCCGGATACGACGCCGACCGGTTGTCCAGCACCATGCACCCATGGTCACCCGTGGAGGTGGTCATTGCCAGACGAGTGGGCGGCATTCACTCCGTGCTGTTACCGGTTGGTCCTTCCGGGTGGCCGAATCCCGTCCGTCGATTCCGCCGCAAGCCGTGAAACACGGACGGTTGTGAATCCACATAGGACTATGCGGACGAGGGCGGCGCGCGCGACGTGCCCGGCAATCACACGGATGCAGGCTGCGGAGCCGGATGGGACGGGCCGATTTCCAACGGATCGGGAACGCGAGGCGAACGTGTTTTCCGCCTCCCCACCGGGTATATCCGCAAGATCGTTCAGCGTGCGCGAGAGGAGCGAGCGATGCGCGACATCGACATCGACCCCACCCGGAACGACGCCGACCCCGGCGACGCCACCTCCGGAGCCTCCACCGTGAGTGGGCGCGTCGACGCCGCCGCGTTCGACGATGACGACGACCTGGAACCCACCATCGTCAGGGGTCTCGACTAGGAAACGGCCCACCACGGTGCCGATCCGCCGTGGTGGCGGCCCGTGGTGGGCGGTACGTCTTCGGGGCGGGGCTCAACCGCGTCGACGGCGCTCCCCGACGTCGAGGTCAGGACTCGGGTTCCTCGCCGAAGGGCGGAGTCGCGGGGTCGTCGTCGGCGGGCGGTTCCGGATCGCGCCACTCCTCGGCACGGTTCGGGCGGTTGGCCTTCAACATGCCCTGCATCTCGGCCTTCAGCTCCTCGTCCTCACGAGGGCCGTGCGTGTCGCTCTCCCGGTGCATGTGCGCCTCCCTTCGTGGTCCCGCCTACCCGGTGTCCACCCGCGTGAAACGCCGGGTTGACCCTCGCCCGCTCGGGTATCCGGGAACGGTCCGCAGCCGATCCGCAAGGAGGGAGGGGAAGACATGACCTCACCGAACCCCGACCCCGATCCGCGGACCACCCCCGGCCTCGAACCGGGAGGCGGCGTGAGCCCCGGCGACACGCCACCGGACTCGGGACAGACGTCCGGACTGTCCCACCGGGAACCACGACCGAGCCGCAAGATGTCCATCGCGTGGCTCGTCACCGTCATCGTGGTCGTCGCGCTCATCGCGGGGTTCTTCCTCACCTACCTGATCGTCTACCTGACGGGCGACTGACCCACGGTCGAACGGGAGGTTCGGGTGCCGAAACGCATTCTGATCGTCGGGGGCGGCTACGTCGGCCTCTACACCGCGCTGCGGCTGCAACGGGGACTACGGCCCGGTGAGGCCGAGGTGACGGTCGTCAACCCCGAGAACTACATGGTGTACCGGCCGCTGCTGCCCGAGGTGGCCTCCGGAACCCTCGAACCGAGACACGCGGTGGTGCCGCTGCGGGCGGTGCTGAGGAAGGCGCGGTTCGTCTCCGGTGCGTTGACCGGCCTGGATACTGTCCGCGCGACCGCCACGGTACGGCCCATGGCGGGGCCGGAGCTGGAGCTGGACTACGACGAACTCGTCCTGGCAGTGGGTGCGACGTCCAAGCTCCTGCCCGTGCCGGGGCTGGCCGAACACGGTATCGGGTTCAACTCCCTCGCCGAGGCGGCACACCTGCGCGACCACGTGCTGAGGCAACTGGAGATCGCCTCGGCGACCCCCGACCCGAAGCTCCGGCGCTCCGCGTTGACCTTCGTCTTCGTCGGCGGTGGCTACACGGGGGTGGAGGCCATCGCCGAGCTTCAGGACATGGCCGTCGACGTCCTGGAGGGGTACCCGGAGATCGACCGGTCGGAAATGCGGTGGGTGCTCGTCGAGGCGATGGACCGCATCCTCGGCACGGTCAGCGCCGACCTCGCGGAACTCGCCACGACAGAACTCACCGCCCGAGGCATCGACATCCGCACCGGAACGCTGCTGGAGTCGGCCGAGAACCGCGTGATGCAGTTGTCCGACGGGACGAAACTGCCGGCCGACACGCTCGTGTGGGTCGCCGGGACACGACCCCAGCCGATCCTCGGCGAGTTGGGGCTGCCGGTCGACGAGCGCGGCAGGCTCGTCGTCGACGACACCATGCGGGTCGACGGCCACGCCAACATCTGGTCGGCTGGCGACTGCGCGGCGGTACCCGACCCGGAGAAGGGCGGGACCTGTCCGCCCACCGCGCAACACGCGGTGCGGCAGGCGCAGCAGCTCGGCGAGAACCTGCTGTTGACGTTGCGCGGGCGCGCCGGGAAGCCGTTCCGGTACAACAGCCGGGGCGAGTTCGTCACGCTCGGCAAGAACAAGGCCGTGGGCGAGGTGCTCGGCCACAAGGTGGACGGCGTCCTGGCGTGGACTCTGCGCAGGGCCTACTACGCCACCCAGATCCCGACGTGGAACCGCACGGTGCGGGTGCTCGGCGACTGGGCCGTGGGCATGCCCTTCGGCCACGACGTCGTCAACTTCGGCTCCCGCGAGGAACCGCGTGGCGCCTTCCGCCAAGCCGCCGAGACCAAGTAACCGTGTCCGCAGCCTGTGTACGCGTGTCCGCAGGTTGTGCACGCGTGGTCGCAGCTCGTGTACGCGTGGTCGTGTCGGACTCCGCGAACGGCCTGTTCAACGGATCGACATGCCGATCCAACGTCCCGCGCCCCCCGGTTGCGGGGAGGCGAACGGGAGACCTTACGCGCGTTCCTCGACTATCACCGCGCCACGCCGGCGTGGAAGTGCGAGGGCCTGTCCGACGAACACTGCGCCGCCGCTCGATGCCGCCGTCAACGCTGTCGCTGCTCGGGCTCGTCCGGCACATGGCCGAGGTGGAACGGGCGTGGTTCCGCCGGGTGATCAACGCCGAGGACGTTCCGCTGGTGTGGTCGGCCGACGACGATTACCAGGTGGTATACGACGCGAGCACGGCGACGCGGGCGGAGGCGTTCGAGGCATGGGAGGCGGAGGTCGAGCGCTCCCGGCGCATCGAGCGCGAGGCGGCCTCGCTCGACGTCACGGGGTACGACCCGCGATCGGGTAAACAGGTGTCGCTATGACCCGTGATGTCGCACCTCATCCACGAGTACGCGCGACACAACGGGCACGCCGACTTCCTGAGGGAGGGAGTCGACGGCACCGTCGGGGTATGACGAACCGCCGTGTCCGCAGCCTGTGTACGTGTGTTCGCGTCGCACGCTGCGAACACGCGTACGCAACCTGCGGACACGCGTGCACAACCTGCGGACACGGCGGGTCACTCGGGGAGGTGGAGCTTGACGATCTGGGCGGTGGCTTCACCTCGTGGCGTGCGATAGGTGACCGTGTCGCCCTCCGACTTGCCCACGAGCGCGTGCCCCAACGGGCTGTCGGCCGTCAACGCGGACGTGTCGTCCTCGGCTTCGTCGGCGAAACCAACCACCACCATGTCCTCGGTGCTGCCGTCGTCGAAGCGCAGCGTGACACGAGTGCCGGAGGGGAGCCCGGTCTCCTGCTCGGCGGCCGGACCGCCGTACAGCAGGTTGGTGACCTCGCTGATGCGTCGGTCCAGCCGCGACACCACCTCCGCGCGTTCCAGCAGATCCGCTTGGTCGGCGCTGTCACCGAGTGGGTCCTCACCGAGCTTCGGCGCCAAGGACTCGCGCTGCTGGCGGAGCGTTTCGAGCTCACGTTCCAGCCGCGCGCGAGTGGCCGGGCTCAAGCCTGGGGTCGACGTCATTGCCCCATTGTCGGGCCAGGCCGCCCGGCTCGCCACGCGCCGAGAACTCAGACTCGGTAACCGGCCTTGCGCAGTGCCTCGGCCATCGCGCCCCCGGCGGGCGGCCGCCCGTCCCGGTGGCGTCCCTGCCTGCCTTGCCCCTGCTTGCCCTTGCCGGCACGGCCCTGACCTCGTCGACCGTCGCCCCGGCGGCTGGGCCTGCGGCCGTCCCCGGCCGCGCCGGGCTCGTCGTCGAGCCGCAGGGTGAGCGAGATGCGCTTGCGCGTCACGTCGACGTCGAGCACCTTGACCGTCACCACGTCACCGGATTTGACGACGTCGCGCGGGTCGGCGACGTAGTCGTGGGACATGGCGGACACGTGCACGAGACCGTCCTGGTGAACGCCGATGTCGACGAACGCGCCGAACGCCGCCACATTGGTCACCACGCCTTCCAACCGCATGCCCGGCTTGAGGTCGGCCAGGGTGTCGACGCCCTCGGCGAACGTCGCCGTCTTGAACTCGGGCCGCGGGTCCCGGCCGGGCTTCTCCAGCTCGGCGAGGATGTCGGTGACCGTCGGCAGGCCGAACTTCTCGTCGACGAACGTCTCCGGCTGCAGCGAGCGCAGAGTGCGGGAGTCACCGATGAGTTCGCGAATCCCCAGGCGGGTGTGGTCGAGGATGCGCCGCACCACCGGGTACGACTCGGGGTGGACGGCCGAGGCGTCCAGCGGGTCGTCGCCGTCGGGGATCCGCAGGAAGCCCGCGCACTGCTCGAACGCCTTCGGGCCGAGCCTTGGTACGTCCTTGAGCGCCGTCCGGGTGCGGAAGGGACCGTTCGCGTCGCGGTGGGCGACGATGTTCTCCGCCAGTCCGGTGCCGATGCCCGACACACGGGCCAGCAGAGGAGCCGACGCGGTGTTGAGGTCGACCCCCACCGCGTTCACACAGTCCTCCACGACGGCGTCGAGCGACCGCGACAGCTTCGACTCGGCCACGTCGTGCTGGTACTGCCCGACCCCGATGGACTTGGGGTCGATCTTCACGAGCTCGGCCAAGGGGTCCTGGAGCCTGCGGGCGATGGAGACGGCGCCGCGCAGCGACACGTCGAGGTCGGGCAGCTCCCGCGCCGCGTAGGCGGACGCCGAGTACACCGACGCGCCCGCCTCCGACACCACGATCTTGGTGATGCCGAGATCGGGGTGTCGTTTGACGAGTTCACCCGCGAGCTTGTCGGTCTCGCGCGACGCGGTGCCGTTGCCGATGGCGATCAGCTCGACGGCGTGTGCGCGCGCCAGACGTTCCAGGGTCGCCAGCGCCTCCTCCCAACGGCCCTGCGGCTGGTGCGGGTAGATCGTGTCGGTGGCGACGACCTTGCCGGTGCCGTCGACGACCGCCACCTTGACGCCGGTGCGGTAGCCGGGGTCGAGCCCCATGGTCGGCCGGGTCCCGGCCGGCGCGGCGAGCAGCAGGTCGCGCAGGTTGGCGGCGAACACGCGCACGGCCTCGTCCTCGGCCGCCTGCCGCAGTCGCATGCGCAGGTCGATACCGAGGTGCAACAGGATCTTCGTGCGCCACGCCCAGCGCACCGTGTCGAGCAGCCAGCGGTCGGCCGGGCGGCCCTCGTCGGAGATGCCGTTGCGCTCGGCGATGCGGGTCTCGTAGTGGCCGGCCTCGCCGCCGGGCTCGGTGGGTTCGGTGGTGAGGTCGAGGATCTCCTCCTTTTCCCCACGGAACAGCGCGAGGACGCGGTGGGACGGCAGCTTCGACAGCGGCTCCGCGAAGTCGAAGTAGTCGGCGAACTTGGCGCCCTCGGTCTCCTTGCCCTCCCGGACCTTCGACGTCAACCATCCTTGCGACCACATGGTCTCGCGGAGCTCACCGATGAGGTCGGCGTCCTCGGCGAACCGCTCCACGAGGATGGCGCGCGCGCCGGCGAGCGCGGCGTCGACGTCGGCGACGCCCGCGTCGGGATTCACGTACGCCTCGGCGGCGGTCTTCGGGTCTTGGGTGGGATCGGACAGCAGGCCGTCCGCCAACGGTTCGAGCCCGGCCTCGCGGGCGATCTGAGCCTTCGTGCGCCGCTTGGGCTTGTAGGGCAGGTAGATGTCCTCCAGGCGGGCCTTCTCCTCGGCAGCCATGATCCTGGCTTCGAGTTCCTCGGTGAGCTTGCCCTGCGAGCGGATGGATTCGAGGATCACCGTGCGCCGTTCCTCCAGCTCGCGCAGGTACCGCAGGCGCTCCTCAAGGGTGCGAAGCTGGGTGTCGTCGAGGCCGCCGGTCACCTCCTTGCGGTAGCGCGCGATGAACGGCACCGTCGAGCCGTCGTCCAGCAGGGCCACGGCGGCGCGGACCTGCTCGGGGCGGACGCCGAGCTCGCCGGCGATCTTGTCATGAAGGGACGTCCTGTCTGCCACGACACCGAATTGTGCCTGCCGGGCCCGGCGCTCATGATGACCCCATGGCCGAAACCGGCGTGGCGCGTCCGGCCGAGGGCAAGCCACGCAGCCACGAAGTCACCGACGGCCCCGAACGCACGGCGGCTCGGGCCATGCTGCGCGCCGTGGGCATGGGTGACGCCGACTTCGCCAAGCCCCAGGTGGGCGTCGCCTCGTCGTGGAACGAGATCACCCCGTGCAACCTGTCGTTGCGCCGCCTCGCGGAGGCGAGCAAGCAAGGGGTCCACGCGGGCGGCGGCTACCCGCTGGAGTTCGGCACGCCGTCGGTCTCCGACGGGATCAGCATGGGGCACCGCGGCATGCACTTCTCCCTCGTGTCGCGGGAGGTCATCGCCGACTCGGTGGAGACCGTGCTGGAGGCCGAGAGGCTCGACGGCGCCGTGTTGCTGGCGGGGTGCGACAAGAGCCTGCCCGGAATGCTGATGGCGGCCGCCCGTGTCGACGTGGCGGCCGTGTTCGTGTACGCGGGCTCCACGCTTCCCGGCCGCCTCGACGGCCGGGAGGTCACCATCGTCGACGCGTTCGAGGCGGTCGGTGCGTGTGCGCGCGGGTTGCTGAGCAGGGAGGAGCTCGACCGGGTGGAGCGCGCCGTGTGCCCCGGCGAGGGCGCGTGCGGCGGCATGTACACCGCCAACACGATGGCGTGTGCCGCCGAGGCCCTGGGGATGTCGCTGCCGGGCTCGGCGAGTCCACCCTCGGTGGACCGCCGCCGTGACGGCTTCGCCCGCGCGAGCGGGGAGGCGGTGGTCGAGTTGCTGCGCCGGGGGATCACCGCACGCGACGTCCTCACGCGGGAGGCGTTCTGCAACGCCATCGCGGTGGTGATGGCGTTGGGTGGGTCGACCAACGCGGTGCTGCACCTGTTGGCCCTCGCGCACGAGGCCGAGGTTCCCCTGTCGCTCGACGACTTCTCGCGGATCGGGGACCGGGTCCCGCACCTGGCGGACGTGAAACCGTTCGGGCGGCATGTCATGACCGCCGTGGACCGGGTCGGCGGGGTCCCGGCGGTGATGAAGGCGTTGCTCGACGCGGGACTGCTCCACGGCGACTGTCTCACCGTCACGGGGAGGACGGTGGCGGAGAACCTGGCGGAGGTGGCGCCACCCGAACTCGACGGCACGGTGCTTCGTCGGCTGTCCGACCCGGTGCATCCCACCGGCGGTGTCACGATCCTGCACGGCACCCTGGCCCCGGAGGGCGCCGTGGTGAAAAGCGCGGGTTTCGACCGGCCCCGGTTCGAGGGACGGGCACGGGTGTTCGACGGCGAGCAGGCGGCGATGGACGCGTTGCCGGACCTGAGGGCGGGCGACGTGGTGGTGATCCGCTACGAGGGACCACGCGGAGGGCCGGGCATGCGCGAGATGCTGGCCGTCACCGGGGCCATCAAGGGGGCGGGGCTCGGCCGCGACGTGTTGTTGCTGACCGACGGCCGGTTCTCCGGGGGCACCACGGGGCTGTGCATCGGCCACGTCACTCCGGAGGCCGCCCACGGCGGGCCGATCGCGTTCGTCCGGGACGGCGACCCCATCATCGTCGACCTGTCGAGTCGGACCCTCGATGTGCTGGTGGACGAAGCCGAACTGGCCCGGCGACGACACGGCTGGAGGCCACCGGAGATCGCCCACCGCGGGGTGCTGGGCAAGTACGCGCGGCTCGTGCGCTCGGCCTCCGAGGGCGCGGTGTGCTCGTGACGCCGGTCAGCCGCCCAACTTCTCCTCGATCCACCTGACACCGAAGTCCACGACGTCGGCCGCCTCGAACAGGTGGCTGCGCGCGGCTCCCACGAGACCGCTACGGCCGAACCCGGCCTTCACCAACTCCGCGCCGATCACGCCGAACGGGTCCTCGCCCGCCGGCACGACGGAGGAGTAGTCGAAGGCCCCGTTCTCCGAGTCGATGTCGGAGAACCGTCGCCACACCCGCTGTCCGTCCACCTCGATGGGCATCTCGTAGGAGACGAAGATCTTGTTCGGGGCGTCGGCGATGGCCTCCGCGTGGTGCAGCAGCGTCAGGGTCTCCAGCGGCGCGCCGAGCAGCAGCACCCGACCTCCGGCCGCCACCAGCCGGGCGAGCGGACTGCCCGGACCGTGCGGGTCGTCCCACGGGTGCTCGGCCGTCAGCTCCTCCGCACGCGCCCCCAATGCCGCAAAGCTCACGTCCGGATGCCTGCTGCGCACTGCGCCGGGCCGGCGACGCAGCACCTCCGGGAGGCGACCGTTGTCGTGATCGGACTCGCTGAGGTCGGGGTCGAAGGCGGGGTGTTCCGCCCGGACGCGCTCCCGCCACGGTCGGGGCCAGGTGAGGAAGTCGTACGGCGGCGCGTCGTTCCAGCCGCAGGGGACCAGCAGGGTCCCTCGGGAACCGACCACGTCCAGCAGCGCGTTGATGAGCGTGGTGGGTCCACCCGCGACGTAGCCGACGGCCGACAGGCGTGTGTGGAACATGACGGTGTCACCCTCCCGCAGCCCGAGGTCCGCGAGGTCGGCGGCGAGTCCGCTGCGCGTCACGGGACCACCGGAGCGGTGGAGCAGGGCGGATACGTCCATGGTGCGGAGTGTAGGTGCCGCGGTCGCCCCGACCGGATGAATTCGGTTCTCGGGCTCCGGACACGCGCTCGGACGGCCCGGTTCTGTCCGCCCCACCTGATAGTCAATTTCCACCACGGCACCACACAGGGGAGGAAACATGGTGAAGGCACTGGTGGCCACGTCGGCGACGCAGGGGTTCCGGGACAACGACTACCACTGGTGTGTCGAGGGGGAGTTGGTGTGGATCGCGCCGACGTGTGAGAAGGACCGTAACGATCCCGACGGCGGTTGTGGTTGCGGGCGCGGCTTCGCCGGCCTGTCGTCCCACCGCGCCACCACCACCGCGATGGTGCGCACCCTGCCCGGCATCACTCGCGAGGACTACATCATGGTGCTTCGGTCCAGTGTGGAGGAACAGGGCTACGACATCGCCGACGTGGAGGGGTTGGCCGACTCGCTGCTCGATCTGGTGGCGGACCTTCCCGACGGCGTCGTGTTGGAGCACCGGCTGGACTACGTGCAGGTCAGGCAGGGCGTTCCGTGATCCCCGCCGTCGGGGCGGCCGTCGAACATGCGGAACATCGGCGCGATGCGTCCGTGGTACCGAAAGGTGCGCGGTGGTCGCGGTGCCGCTGCCGGTGCAGTCGGGATGGACGAC
The window above is part of the Saccharomonospora glauca K62 genome. Proteins encoded here:
- the aac(3) gene encoding aminoglycoside 3-N-acetyltransferase, yielding MDVSALLHRSGGPVTRSGLAADLADLGLREGDTVMFHTRLSAVGYVAGGPTTLINALLDVVGSRGTLLVPCGWNDAPPYDFLTWPRPWRERVRAEHPAFDPDLSESDHDNGRLPEVLRRRPGAVRSRHPDVSFAALGARAEELTAEHPWDDPHGPGSPLARLVAAGGRVLLLGAPLETLTLLHHAEAIADAPNKIFVSYEMPIEVDGQRVWRRFSDIDSENGAFDYSSVVPAGEDPFGVIGAELVKAGFGRSGLVGAARSHLFEAADVVDFGVRWIEEKLGG
- a CDS encoding GreA/GreB family elongation factor, with translation MTSTPGLSPATRARLERELETLRQQRESLAPKLGEDPLGDSADQADLLERAEVVSRLDRRISEVTNLLYGGPAAEQETGLPSGTRVTLRFDDGSTEDMVVVGFADEAEDDTSALTADSPLGHALVGKSEGDTVTYRTPRGEATAQIVKLHLPE
- a CDS encoding NAD(P)/FAD-dependent oxidoreductase; this translates as MPKRILIVGGGYVGLYTALRLQRGLRPGEAEVTVVNPENYMVYRPLLPEVASGTLEPRHAVVPLRAVLRKARFVSGALTGLDTVRATATVRPMAGPELELDYDELVLAVGATSKLLPVPGLAEHGIGFNSLAEAAHLRDHVLRQLEIASATPDPKLRRSALTFVFVGGGYTGVEAIAELQDMAVDVLEGYPEIDRSEMRWVLVEAMDRILGTVSADLAELATTELTARGIDIRTGTLLESAENRVMQLSDGTKLPADTLVWVAGTRPQPILGELGLPVDERGRLVVDDTMRVDGHANIWSAGDCAAVPDPEKGGTCPPTAQHAVRQAQQLGENLLLTLRGRAGKPFRYNSRGEFVTLGKNKAVGEVLGHKVDGVLAWTLRRAYYATQIPTWNRTVRVLGDWAVGMPFGHDVVNFGSREEPRGAFRQAAETK
- a CDS encoding DUF6480 family protein, with the protein product MTSPNPDPDPRTTPGLEPGGGVSPGDTPPDSGQTSGLSHREPRPSRKMSIAWLVTVIVVVALIAGFFLTYLIVYLTGD
- the ilvD gene encoding dihydroxy-acid dehydratase, translated to MAETGVARPAEGKPRSHEVTDGPERTAARAMLRAVGMGDADFAKPQVGVASSWNEITPCNLSLRRLAEASKQGVHAGGGYPLEFGTPSVSDGISMGHRGMHFSLVSREVIADSVETVLEAERLDGAVLLAGCDKSLPGMLMAAARVDVAAVFVYAGSTLPGRLDGREVTIVDAFEAVGACARGLLSREELDRVERAVCPGEGACGGMYTANTMACAAEALGMSLPGSASPPSVDRRRDGFARASGEAVVELLRRGITARDVLTREAFCNAIAVVMALGGSTNAVLHLLALAHEAEVPLSLDDFSRIGDRVPHLADVKPFGRHVMTAVDRVGGVPAVMKALLDAGLLHGDCLTVTGRTVAENLAEVAPPELDGTVLRRLSDPVHPTGGVTILHGTLAPEGAVVKSAGFDRPRFEGRARVFDGEQAAMDALPDLRAGDVVVIRYEGPRGGPGMREMLAVTGAIKGAGLGRDVLLLTDGRFSGGTTGLCIGHVTPEAAHGGPIAFVRDGDPIIVDLSSRTLDVLVDEAELARRRHGWRPPEIAHRGVLGKYARLVRSASEGAVCS
- a CDS encoding Tex family protein translates to MADRTSLHDKIAGELGVRPEQVRAAVALLDDGSTVPFIARYRKEVTGGLDDTQLRTLEERLRYLRELEERRTVILESIRSQGKLTEELEARIMAAEEKARLEDIYLPYKPKRRTKAQIAREAGLEPLADGLLSDPTQDPKTAAEAYVNPDAGVADVDAALAGARAILVERFAEDADLIGELRETMWSQGWLTSKVREGKETEGAKFADYFDFAEPLSKLPSHRVLALFRGEKEEILDLTTEPTEPGGEAGHYETRIAERNGISDEGRPADRWLLDTVRWAWRTKILLHLGIDLRMRLRQAAEDEAVRVFAANLRDLLLAAPAGTRPTMGLDPGYRTGVKVAVVDGTGKVVATDTIYPHQPQGRWEEALATLERLARAHAVELIAIGNGTASRETDKLAGELVKRHPDLGITKIVVSEAGASVYSASAYAARELPDLDVSLRGAVSIARRLQDPLAELVKIDPKSIGVGQYQHDVAESKLSRSLDAVVEDCVNAVGVDLNTASAPLLARVSGIGTGLAENIVAHRDANGPFRTRTALKDVPRLGPKAFEQCAGFLRIPDGDDPLDASAVHPESYPVVRRILDHTRLGIRELIGDSRTLRSLQPETFVDEKFGLPTVTDILAELEKPGRDPRPEFKTATFAEGVDTLADLKPGMRLEGVVTNVAAFGAFVDIGVHQDGLVHVSAMSHDYVADPRDVVKSGDVVTVKVLDVDVTRKRISLTLRLDDEPGAAGDGRRPSRRGDGRRGQGRAGKGKQGQGRQGRHRDGRPPAGGAMAEALRKAGYRV
- a CDS encoding FAD-binding protein — encoded protein: MVLDNRSASYPEPGTSRSLSVVPGHPERVEALRAQFAEQPPDLPVRLAKRTSNLFRSRSRRDTPGLDVSELTHVLHVDPVARTADVEGMVTYEQLVDATLPYGLMPMVVPQLKTITIGGAITGLGIESSSFRNGMPHESVLELEILTGSGEVVVARPDNEHAELFFGFPNSYGTLGYALRARIELEPVRPYVRLRHLRHTDPRSYFAELARVCAEGTADFVDGTVFGPDELYLTLGTFTDEAPKLSDYTWLDIYYRSIRERDIDYLHTRDYLWRWDTDWFWCSRALGVQHRPVRLLLGPQRLRSDVYWKVVAFDRRYDLSNRVNRLLGRPRREPVVQDVEIPVDAAPEFLDFLHRDIRISPVWICPVRQRHPDRQWPLYELDPHTLYVNFGFWGTVPVRKDAPRGEHNRAVEAKVTELGGRKSLYSEAFYDERTFWRLYNGTAYARLKHRYDPRGRLLDLYAKCVKSE
- a CDS encoding DUF7715 family protein gives rise to the protein MVKALVATSATQGFRDNDYHWCVEGELVWIAPTCEKDRNDPDGGCGCGRGFAGLSSHRATTTAMVRTLPGITREDYIMVLRSSVEEQGYDIADVEGLADSLLDLVADLPDGVVLEHRLDYVQVRQGVP
- a CDS encoding SAM-dependent methyltransferase, which translates into the protein MGNAAPSTTWHQLSPPPRGEGRRTTRAPRSSDSTVCSPIARLLPPDSPVAVTAYDGSSAGDPSAPLRIEVRSPLALSYLLSAPGELGLARAYVTGELGVTGDLYEVLRAARSVVEGLRPTQVWGLVRDLGPRYLRRVPVPPEEAPSRVGRVLRGLRHSKRRDSMSITRHYDVSNRFYELVLGPSMAYTCACYPSDEASLEQAQFHKFDLVCRKLGLRPGMRLLDVGCGWGGMVAHAAEHYGVRAVGVTLSREQATWAQRELRRRGLSDRAEVRHGDYRDVTETGFDAVSSIGLTEHVGARNLPGYFRFLAARLREGGRLLNHCITRPDTRTRHRTGPFIDRYVFPDGELEGVGTIVSAMQDNGFEVRHEENLREHYARTLAAWCANLDANWEEAVREAGIRRARVWALYMAASRLAFERRHIELHQVLGVKTSASGVSSMPLRPDWGV